One Mucilaginibacter ginkgonis genomic region harbors:
- a CDS encoding dihydroorotase, which yields MPSILIKSATVVNENKIFVADILVKDGVIARIDSNIDSHADNVIDAEGLHLLPGMIDDQVHFREPGLTYKGDIFTESRAAVAGGITSFMEMPNTVPNTLTQELLEYKYQIAAKNSLANYSFYMGASNSNLDEVLKTDSTKVCGVKVFMGSSTGNMLVDNPVTLEDLFSRSPMLIATHCEDEATIKANLAHYKELLGDNIPVKYHPIIRSEEACYLSSSMAVDLAKKHRTRLHILHISTEKETHLFDNNIPLAEKRITAEACIHHLWFSDADYEAKGNFIKWNPAVKTAHDREGILAAVLGGRIDVIATDHAPHTLEEKQQPYLQAPSGGPLVQHALPALLEMYHQGKITLEQITQKTAHSVAVCFQIEKRGFISEGYFADLVLVDLKKPQAVNEDNILYKCKWSPFEGDTFKSSITHTIVSGNLVYENGKLIDGTTGSRMTFARR from the coding sequence ATGCCTTCTATCCTCATCAAATCTGCCACTGTTGTTAACGAGAACAAAATTTTTGTAGCTGATATTCTGGTGAAGGACGGAGTGATAGCCAGAATCGATAGCAACATCGATTCTCATGCTGACAATGTTATTGATGCCGAAGGTTTGCACCTGCTGCCGGGCATGATTGACGATCAGGTGCATTTCCGCGAACCCGGGCTCACCTACAAAGGCGATATCTTTACAGAATCGCGCGCTGCGGTGGCAGGCGGCATTACATCTTTCATGGAGATGCCGAACACGGTCCCTAATACGCTCACGCAAGAATTACTTGAATACAAATATCAAATAGCCGCCAAAAATTCGCTGGCCAATTACTCATTTTATATGGGTGCTTCTAATAGTAACCTGGATGAAGTGCTGAAAACTGACAGCACCAAAGTGTGTGGTGTAAAGGTATTTATGGGATCATCGACAGGGAACATGCTGGTTGACAACCCCGTTACGCTGGAAGATCTTTTCAGCAGATCGCCAATGTTGATAGCTACCCATTGCGAAGATGAGGCGACCATTAAAGCCAATCTGGCCCATTATAAAGAGTTGTTAGGAGATAATATTCCGGTAAAATATCACCCCATTATTCGAAGTGAAGAGGCTTGCTATTTATCCTCATCCATGGCAGTCGACCTCGCCAAAAAACACAGAACAAGGCTGCATATTCTGCACATTTCTACGGAAAAAGAAACGCACTTGTTCGACAACAATATCCCGCTGGCAGAGAAACGCATCACTGCCGAAGCCTGTATCCATCACCTGTGGTTTAGCGATGCAGATTATGAAGCAAAGGGCAATTTCATTAAATGGAACCCCGCCGTTAAAACCGCGCACGACCGAGAAGGTATTTTAGCAGCGGTACTGGGCGGCCGTATAGACGTTATAGCGACAGATCATGCGCCGCACACCCTGGAAGAAAAACAGCAGCCCTATTTACAGGCACCATCCGGCGGACCGCTGGTGCAGCACGCACTGCCCGCTCTATTGGAAATGTACCACCAAGGCAAAATCACGCTCGAACAAATAACTCAAAAAACGGCCCACAGCGTTGCTGTTTGTTTTCAAATTGAGAAGCGTGGTTTTATAAGCGAAGGCTATTTTGCCGATTTGGTATTGGTCGACCTAAAGAAACCGCAGGCCGTAAATGAGGATAACATTCTTTACAAATGTAAATGGAGCCCGTTTGAAGGCGACACTTTCAAGTCGTCAATTACGCATACTATCGTTTCAGGTAACTTGGTTTATGAGAATGGCAAATTGATAGATGGGACTACCGGTTCGCGAATGACCTTTGCACGAAGATAG
- a CDS encoding N(4)-(beta-N-acetylglucosaminyl)-L-asparaginase: MNFNRRKFIKLTAAGASLAALPKNLLAKPLPTSGYPIVISTWDFGVAANAAAWQVLKNNGQALDAVEQGARIPEADLNNHSVGKAGYPDRDGHVTLDACIMDDQGNCGSVAGMEDIDHPISVARLVMEKTPHVMLVGDGARQFAIENGFKAQKLLTPESDRAWHEWLKTAKYKPEINSENNYKPGNKYNHDTIGMLALDAKGNISGACTTSGMAWKIHGRVGDSPIIGAGLYVDNEVGGATSTGVGEEVIRNVGSFLVVELMRQGHSPQQACEEAVKRIIKKKPQTAKDIQVGFLAINKKGEYGAFAIQQGFTYAVCNAEKQDAVYKGKSYY; encoded by the coding sequence ATGAACTTTAACCGCCGTAAATTCATAAAATTGACCGCAGCAGGCGCGTCGCTTGCTGCTTTGCCAAAAAATCTTTTAGCAAAACCGCTACCTACATCAGGCTATCCCATCGTGATATCAACGTGGGACTTCGGCGTGGCAGCCAATGCCGCGGCCTGGCAGGTATTGAAAAATAACGGCCAGGCTTTAGACGCCGTTGAGCAAGGCGCGCGCATCCCCGAAGCAGATTTGAATAACCACTCGGTTGGTAAGGCGGGCTACCCCGACCGCGACGGTCATGTCACACTTGATGCCTGCATTATGGACGACCAGGGCAACTGCGGTTCTGTTGCCGGAATGGAAGATATTGACCACCCGATATCCGTTGCCCGTTTGGTAATGGAGAAAACCCCGCATGTAATGCTTGTTGGCGATGGCGCTCGGCAATTTGCGATTGAGAATGGTTTTAAGGCACAAAAACTGCTCACACCCGAGTCTGACAGGGCCTGGCACGAGTGGTTGAAGACGGCTAAATACAAACCCGAGATCAATAGCGAGAACAACTATAAACCCGGAAACAAGTATAACCATGATACCATTGGCATGCTGGCGTTGGACGCGAAAGGCAATATTTCCGGCGCATGCACAACCAGCGGCATGGCTTGGAAAATACATGGCCGGGTAGGCGACAGTCCCATAATTGGCGCAGGGCTATATGTAGACAATGAAGTTGGCGGTGCCACCTCTACAGGCGTGGGCGAAGAAGTGATACGCAATGTGGGCAGCTTTCTGGTAGTCGAGTTGATGCGTCAGGGGCACTCGCCCCAGCAAGCTTGTGAGGAAGCCGTTAAGCGCATCATTAAAAAGAAACCGCAAACCGCTAAAGACATACAGGTAGGCTTTTTAGCCATAAACAAAAAGGGAGAATATGGTGCCTTTGCCATTCAGCAGGGATTTACATATGCAGTTTGTAATGCAGAAAAGCAGGATGCGGTGTACAAAGGCAAGAGCTATTATTAG
- a CDS encoding DUF2200 domain-containing protein, whose translation MVTTPEHDAKIARITFSSVYPHYVSKVETKGRTKEELHEVIYWLTGFDAERLQSLIDSKATFQTFFREATLNPNARLITGTICGYRVENITTPLTQQVRYLDKLIDELAKGKLMKKILRK comes from the coding sequence ATGGTCACTACGCCCGAACATGATGCAAAGATCGCCAGGATAACCTTTTCATCGGTATATCCTCATTACGTTTCAAAAGTTGAAACGAAAGGCCGTACAAAAGAAGAATTGCACGAAGTGATCTACTGGCTAACCGGGTTTGACGCTGAGAGACTGCAATCGCTTATCGACTCAAAAGCTACATTCCAAACCTTTTTCAGAGAGGCGACCCTTAACCCTAACGCCCGGCTTATTACAGGTACTATATGCGGATACCGGGTCGAAAACATTACAACGCCTTTGACGCAACAGGTAAGGTATTTGGATAAGTTGATAGATGAATTGGCTAAAGGCAAACTAATGAAAAAGATTTTGAGAAAGTGA
- the ccsA gene encoding cytochrome c biogenesis protein CcsA: MDTAFKGEHLLPGHLGQFFVILAFGSALFSAVSFYFATVEKDNSSRSWQLFGRWGYWINTLSTVGIGACLFYIIYNHLFEYHYAWAHSSTKLPVYYIVSCFWEGQEGSFWLWTFWQAVLGNILIWKAKGWEKPVMTVIALSQAMIASTLIGVELFGTRIGSSPFILLREAIEGPIFSRPDYLSYIKDGNGLNPLLQNYWMVIHPPTLFLGFASMVVPFAYGIAGLWQRRYKEWVQPAITYSLFAVMILGTGIIMGSFWAYESLNFGGFWAWDPVENASMLPWITLIGAVHVLIVFKNTGHSYFTALFLVLISFVLVLYASFLTRSGILGETSVHAFTDLGMKWHLIIDVLIFLGLSIWLTASRWKELPITKKDEETYSREFWMFVGAIFLALACFHLILVTSIPLWNWMFGTKLAPPTEPVRHYNVIQAAFAVVVTLLMGFSQFLKYKKTDSTRFLIRSIIYLVFSVIAGGLISYVTGIYRLHFVFTLVMMGAVYTIMGNAKVLADAFSGKLKLAGSAVAHIGFGLILVGALIAAGTSKVVSQNNSGIGFGDEFAKTSNPKENIMLYKNQPVKMNDYILTYVGDSVVAPNHYFKVDYKKLDANGKVTQEFVLKPNSQANNKMGLVSSPDTKHYLFNDLYTHVTMAPIKGDLDEEQGGHSEEEDDKNYEAPIKHTVAVGDTIRFREGYMTLKKIVHETRLKDIPIKDKDVAVGANLEVISHGKTYIAEPVFMIKDGNVFDFARKVEDAGLKLRFTKIIPEQNKMEIMVYQQPESKKPYIVMRAINFPFINFFWSGTVIMVIGILMSIFRRNGELVREAARAAKSN, encoded by the coding sequence ATGGATACAGCTTTTAAGGGCGAGCACCTTTTACCCGGTCATTTAGGGCAATTCTTTGTCATCTTAGCATTCGGTTCGGCACTATTTTCTGCAGTAAGTTTTTACTTCGCAACTGTCGAAAAAGATAACAGCAGCAGGTCATGGCAACTATTCGGTCGCTGGGGTTATTGGATCAATACATTAAGCACCGTTGGCATAGGCGCGTGTTTGTTCTACATTATTTACAACCATCTTTTTGAATACCATTACGCCTGGGCGCACTCATCTACCAAGTTGCCGGTTTACTACATCGTCTCTTGCTTTTGGGAAGGGCAGGAGGGCAGTTTCTGGCTGTGGACGTTCTGGCAAGCCGTTTTGGGCAACATCCTTATCTGGAAAGCAAAGGGCTGGGAAAAACCTGTTATGACAGTGATAGCCCTTTCGCAAGCCATGATCGCGTCTACGCTTATCGGTGTCGAGCTATTTGGCACACGCATAGGCAGCTCGCCGTTTATACTGCTCCGTGAAGCGATAGAGGGCCCGATATTCAGCCGCCCAGATTACCTATCATACATAAAAGACGGCAATGGACTTAATCCCTTGTTGCAAAATTATTGGATGGTGATCCACCCGCCAACATTGTTCTTAGGGTTTGCTTCAATGGTAGTACCATTTGCCTATGGCATTGCCGGCTTATGGCAGCGCAGGTATAAAGAGTGGGTACAGCCTGCAATTACTTATTCATTGTTCGCAGTGATGATCTTAGGCACGGGCATTATCATGGGTTCGTTTTGGGCGTATGAGTCGCTTAACTTTGGCGGCTTCTGGGCCTGGGACCCGGTAGAAAATGCTTCGATGCTACCCTGGATAACGCTAATAGGCGCCGTGCACGTGCTCATAGTTTTCAAGAACACAGGGCATTCATATTTTACAGCTTTGTTTTTGGTATTGATCAGCTTCGTACTGGTATTGTATGCATCATTCCTGACCCGCAGCGGTATTTTGGGCGAAACATCTGTACACGCTTTTACAGACCTTGGCATGAAGTGGCACCTCATAATAGATGTGCTGATCTTCTTGGGATTGAGTATATGGCTTACGGCCTCCCGGTGGAAAGAGCTGCCTATCACTAAAAAAGACGAGGAGACGTACTCGCGCGAGTTCTGGATGTTTGTTGGTGCCATATTCCTGGCGCTGGCTTGCTTCCATCTCATACTGGTAACATCTATCCCGCTTTGGAACTGGATGTTCGGTACCAAACTGGCCCCGCCGACAGAACCTGTAAGACATTATAACGTGATACAGGCAGCTTTCGCGGTAGTGGTAACCCTGCTGATGGGCTTTAGCCAGTTCCTGAAATATAAAAAGACCGATAGCACGCGCTTTCTTATACGAAGTATTATTTATCTGGTATTTTCTGTCATAGCAGGCGGTTTGATCTCTTATGTAACCGGTATTTACCGTCTGCATTTTGTGTTTACGCTGGTGATGATGGGCGCCGTCTACACCATTATGGGCAATGCCAAGGTTTTAGCCGACGCGTTCAGTGGTAAGCTAAAGCTGGCAGGCTCTGCAGTTGCGCACATTGGTTTTGGGTTGATATTGGTTGGCGCGCTTATCGCGGCAGGTACCAGCAAAGTAGTTTCGCAGAACAACAGCGGCATTGGCTTTGGCGACGAGTTTGCAAAAACGTCAAATCCGAAGGAAAATATTATGCTCTATAAAAACCAGCCGGTTAAGATGAATGATTACATCCTGACTTACGTTGGCGATTCTGTAGTAGCACCGAACCACTATTTTAAGGTTGATTATAAGAAATTAGATGCCAACGGAAAAGTAACCCAGGAATTTGTGCTGAAACCGAATTCGCAGGCTAACAATAAAATGGGTTTGGTATCATCGCCGGATACTAAGCATTACCTTTTCAACGATTTGTACACTCACGTTACCATGGCGCCGATAAAAGGCGATCTGGACGAAGAACAGGGCGGCCATAGCGAGGAAGAAGACGACAAAAACTACGAAGCGCCAATAAAACATACTGTTGCTGTTGGCGATACCATCCGCTTCCGCGAAGGATACATGACCCTTAAAAAGATAGTTCACGAAACCAGGCTAAAGGATATTCCTATTAAGGATAAAGATGTTGCCGTAGGTGCCAACCTTGAAGTGATATCGCATGGCAAAACCTATATCGCCGAGCCGGTATTTATGATCAAAGATGGCAATGTGTTCGACTTTGCCCGCAAGGTTGAAGATGCCGGATTAAAATTGCGCTTTACCAAGATCATCCCCGAGCAAAATAAAATGGAGATAATGGTTTACCAGCAGCCCGAAAGCAAAAAGCCATATATCGTAATGCGGGCTATCAATTTTCCGTTCATTAATTTCTTCTGGAGCGGTACGGTAATTATGGTTATCGGTATCCTGATGTCCATCTTCCGCAGAAACGGCGAGTTAGTAAGAGAAGCGGCAAGGGCGGCAAAGAGTAATTAA
- a CDS encoding cytochrome c maturation protein CcmE domain-containing protein, whose product MKKSAIIGIIVIAVAIAVIISTYSSTSTYGSFTDAKKTEAPLQVVGHLVKTKELHYDAAKDANYFSFYMTDNKGQECKIVFSGTKPQDFERSEQIVLTGQMVGAEFHASKILMKCPSKYTQDKVEITEHKAKQASI is encoded by the coding sequence ATGAAAAAAAGCGCTATCATAGGTATCATTGTTATTGCCGTGGCAATTGCCGTGATCATCAGCACATACTCAAGCACCAGCACTTACGGCAGTTTTACAGATGCTAAAAAGACCGAAGCGCCTCTACAGGTGGTAGGGCATCTGGTAAAAACTAAAGAACTGCACTATGACGCGGCAAAAGATGCCAACTACTTTTCTTTTTACATGACCGACAATAAAGGTCAGGAATGCAAGATAGTTTTCAGCGGTACCAAACCGCAGGATTTTGAGCGGTCTGAACAGATCGTCCTTACCGGCCAAATGGTAGGCGCTGAGTTCCACGCTTCGAAAATATTAATGAAATGCCCGTCTAAATACACGCAAGACAAGGTAGAGATCACAGAACACAAGGCTAAGCAAGCCAGCATATAA